DNA from Bos indicus isolate NIAB-ARS_2022 breed Sahiwal x Tharparkar chromosome 15, NIAB-ARS_B.indTharparkar_mat_pri_1.0, whole genome shotgun sequence:
TGGAAGGCTTTCTCTTCAGTCAGCTCCTCCAAATTGAGTGAACCAATTTTGTGTTAAAAGGCATGCACTGGGCCAGTCTCCATTACGTAGCCTTAATCTGCCTAAATTGTAGTGTCCTtagaatcctttttaaaaaatatatcatggaGAATGTGTTAATGTTACCTTACTGACAGATGGGATATGTTGAGAGCCCTGATAAACTCCAGAAAAACTAATCTCTTCTGCATGCTATTGGTCATTTGGGGTTGGTTTTTGTTTATCGTTTAATTTATGCCCAATACAGATCTTCCTTTTTTGCTAgctttattggaatacagttgacaTATAACATGGTATAAGTTTAAGGGGTACAATGTAATAATTTTATgcttgcctgctaagtcacttcagttatgtccaactctttgcaacgctaaggactgtagcctgccaggctcctctatccatgggattctccaggcaagaattctggagtgggttgccatttcctcctcaaggggatcttcctgacccaggaacagaacccatatctctatgtcttctgtattggcaggtgggttctttaccactagtgccaattgtatttttaattttataaatatatttttatatttatgtatcgAATAGACATTATATTCAAAATGATTACTTAGGACCCTTTTTTTATAACTAATTAGCCACCaggtttttttaatgtagaatatGAAAGAGTTTTTCCATATGCAGCCATGGAAAATTTAAATGTCCATTGTTTTCTGAAGATTGAGGGAAGAGTCCTAACCCAAGGTGGAAGGGTCTGATCTTATTAGCTGATAGAAGTGTTCCGAAtagtttctttttcagattcagaAGAAATTGGTAAGAGGATTTTCGCTCTGTACAACTTCCTTTCAAATGTGGATCAAAATGACCATGACATGTCACAGTAATAAATACTAAGAGCCAGAACCattagagagaaaatataattatctTTCAATAGAATCTGTATGAGATGTGCCTATGTTTGTTGCTAACTGTCAGGTCCGATTACAGCTGAGTGATGTGTATTCCTGAGCATCCATTcaggaaagaatatatatgcgGGTGTGGGTTGGAATTTTTGTGTATATCATGAATTCATTGAAGGCCAAAACAACACCTTATTTACTTGGCCAgatacacatgggcttcccaggtggctcaaacggtaaagaaaccacctgcaatgcaggagacctggttttgatccctgggtcaggaagattcccctggagaagggcatggtaacccactccagtattcttgcctggagaatcccatggacagaggagcccagtgggctacagtccgtgggatcacagagtcggacacgactgagccactaacactttacttttacTTCTAATAcacatggtaggtgctcaatgtgtgtgtgtgtgtgtgtgtgtctgtgaacaGGTGCTCAAtacctgttttttaaatgaataaatgatcatGCATATGACTGCATCACTAGTTCCTTCCCCCTCAAGAAGCTGAAGGTCtttggaattccctggaagtccagcaGTTAGAACTTCATACTTTCACtgttgagggcctgggttcaatccctggtcaaggaactaagatcccacaagccacatggttcggcaaaaaaaaaaaaaaaagaaagctgatggtcttatttgaaagataaataattGATAATGTAGTCTGTTTCCTGCTATGagtaaagagtaaaataaaatataaagagaagagCGGCCAACTCTACAAAGGATATAGTTGGGAAAAGCTCCCCAGGGGAGGTGATTCTTGAGTTGAGTTTTAAAGAGTAACCTTATTTATGAGGAACAATATCTCAGGCAGTGAAGAAGGTTGTGGAGTGTGAGGCTAAGAGTCTAACTCTGAAACTAGAGCATCATAGCCTGGCTCAACTTCTTACTTGCTGAGTGTCTGAAtaattttcttaacttctctgtgccatAGCATTATTACatgtgaaatataaataataatgatacctAGCTTGtagagttgttatgaggattGACTGATTTACTTAGAATATCATCTGATGGGCGGAAAGCAGTTGGTAGAGTTTAGCTATCATTATACGGGAAATATGCAGACTAAATAATAAGCATTATAGTTTACTAAGTATACATGTTCTAGGTATTGCCCTTAATATTCTACCTGAATTTTGTCACATAATTCTCCTAACATCCTCACtctacagataagaaaaccaagacttagaaaataaatatattgtccAATcagagatataaatataaatgcatatttatctgatgctgaaattcatttttttaaaaatatttatttggctgcaccaggccttacttgcagtttgtgggatctagttccctgaccagaggtctaacccagccccctgcacagggagcacagagtcttagccactggaccaccaggaaagtccctgaaacTCATTCTTTTAATCATTATGAACATGTACAAAATTTTTGTGAGCATATGTCCTGTTTCTAAGTGTAGACATctaagggaatttcctggtggtccagtggttaagactctgtgcttccactgcagggaccatgggttcgatccctggttgaggaactgaaatcccacatgccatggagcacagccaaataataataataaaacaagtgCTTCTAAGCATAGACATCTACGCCCTCGTATGAGATTGTATTGGTCTGCGCTTCACTACTGAATTTATGCCAAAAAGAGTTGTGAGCAATTTCTTTCACATTGCTTTTCCAAACAAACATACCATGCAGAGTGAAACTTCTATTTACTTCtatattattttatgatttctagtttaatatttctaagaaatatcaatgctgaaaaattatttccaagtCAAAATATTACAGATGATCTACTGTCATTATACTCAACTCCCCATTATTAGTAGATAGGTAAACCTGCAGAATGACTTTACATTCCATATGATCTCAGCTGGAGTGCTGACTAAGCAAGTGGGTCAGTACTCTGCTCTGTTCTCCATTAGCAGGAcccccagaaggaaagaaagaaagtaaaaaacatttttcttgagCATCTGCAAAGCACCATCCATTTTCGGTTTCATAATCCATTTAGTTCTCACAAATACCTTGTGAGGTAGATGTTTTATCTGTttcccagatgaagaaactgaagctcagagaagttaaatgattttCCCTTGGTCACACAGCCTAAAGCAGATCTGGGATTCAAACATAGGGTTTCTGACTCAGTCCAGCGTTCTGTCCCCATAGCACACTGTAGCAAAACACCCCCAACAGAGAGAGCGGTACCTCTGAGCGTCACGCTCTGCTCTTCCAACTGTTATATATTCAGGCTCAAGCATAGCCCAGTGCTGCCTAGGGTCCCAGCCACAGGTCTTCCAGGAAACCAGGGTCTCCCCATCCCTATTTCCTAGGGCAAAATTACCTACTCTGGGGAATTTGGCTGGATCCCCAAATTTTATTAGTGGATTTCAGTTGTCCACACCAATAGTTCCAACATATATAACTAAGAGTTGATTGCactgagatataatttaaaatactgtcACTTTTTATTAgaagaattatttctttaaaatgtatacagAACTTCACATAGTTTAAGGGTAATAACATGAAAGTGGCATGGAATAAGAAGAAAGATATTTGATCTCTACTATGAGGGTTTCTGTTAGTTATAAGAAAGAACTTCTGAATAACGAAAAACAGATGAGTATAAGAATCagtgattcaaagaaatgaaggTCTTCATCTCTGAGAAGGATATGATATCCTTTTCATATCTATCTGGAATATGGCCCTTGCTAATGCAAGAGAGTAAGTTTGAAGACGTCTAGAATTTTTCAGCTTTAGGATTCTAAGACTTTTTGAGCTTTACATGCTGATACATTCTCTGTTTGATACACCTGAGTTGTGTCTATGAGCATATCTCTTAGGCCTGGTACATAACTCATCTTCAAGACATGGGGCTCCCAAAAAATTCTCTGGGAATTCTTAGAGACAGTGTCTAACTCCACTCAAAATTTTTTACCCACAATTTAAACTTCAACCAAGGTTATTTTCTtaccattctttccttttttcattttcagatgcTGATGAACAGAAACGTAAGTTTTTCAGTCTCTTACGCCTGCCCTATCAATGATGCAGATCTGTGGTTGGGAAGAAGCACCTGATTGAGGGAGATTAACCCCAAGAACTGAGGCCCTCCCAACATTTCTAACTCCCCATTTTAGAAACATTACAAATAAGGACTTCtatagattttctttattttcaccctctccttccaaGTCCCCATGTCCATGCCTAAACTCTGAAGTCATCTTCAGGAGGTTCTCTAGGGCCCCTTCTCCTGCGTCTCTCCTCTTTCATATCCTTTAGCCAACAGAGTCGCCTTTTGACAAGAAAATCTGAGATCTAGGATGTCAGATGACTTTCTGCATTTGGTTGCTTCTTTGGCTACTAACTTGCCTTAAATGTTActggtttctctttttaaatttcccttctcttctctcccattCCCCAGCATATGAAGTCTCCATCTCTGGAAACACTGTTGAGCTGACATGCCCTAGAGAGTTTGAAGGTGAAATACATTGGAAACAAAATGATGAACAAATGAAAGGCTATACTGGGAAACAGCTGTTACTGGAAAACTTTTCAGAAATGGATAACAGTGGTTATTATCAGTGCTACATGACCGAAGGCAACAAGGAGGCCGCACACACGCTGTACCTGAAAGCAAGAGGTAATACAGGTCTTCAGAGCAAGCTCTACTAGACTCTTCAGGGAGGATATTTTAAAATCGCATTCTCAGGATTTCCCCTTACCCAACTCACAGTTCCCTGGCAACTTTGTGCTTCCCCTGTACTCAATCCAAGACTATCTGGGGCCACACATCATCAGTGTTTTCTGAAATATAGATTAAACATCAATATAGGGCTGATAGGGTAACCTTAGCACTAGATCCAAAACAACTTCCCAAGAGACAGGACTGGGTATCCTGTCTGCATTACATCCTGTCCAGAAAATATGGAACCCCAATATTAGTTTATCTGATGCTTTATCCAGACATGAATTCTTCAGGATTTGCAAAAAGGACTCAAAGCTACTCTATGAAAATGTCATAAACTAAGGCATAATCATAAACAATAATGACAGCTAACAATCAATGAATGCTTACTAAGTTTCAAGCACTATATCAAACACTTGCCTGGGCATTTCATATAATCCTCTTACCAAGTATATGGGTTCAGTGCTATTTtacttccattttatatatgaagaaacagaagctttGCAGGTTCAACACACATTTCCGAATTCTCACAACTAGTGAGTCATGTAGCGGGGCTTTGAACCCAGGACTGTCTGACTGACTCCAGAGTCTCTACCCATGAACACCACACTTCGTTTGTTGTTATAAAGGTGCTGAAGCAgcctgggggcagagggaggggtgtCTGGCCACGGCAGGTACGTGAGTACTAAAGGTCGAGAACGAGCTTCATTTGTTCCTTCCTCATCTCCGGTGTCCTGTGTCTTCCTTTCTGGGGGATTTCTCTTCTTCTCCCCCGACCCCTGCCTCACAGTGTGTCAGAACTGCATGGAGGTGAATCTGATGGAGGTGGCCACAATCATCGTGGTTGACATCTGTGTCACTCTgggcttgctgctgctggtgTATTACTGGAGCAAGAGCCGAAAGGCCAAAGCCTCGCCTATGACGAGAGGAGCGGGTGCTGGCGGTAGGCCTCGGGGTAAGATCACGGAGGAGATGCCCACCAAGGAGGGGATGTCTGGCCTGGACCAGGTCAAGACAGCTTCTCTAGAACAGTCATGGTATGGCCAAGATCTTGACACAGAATGTCCCATCTCAGATTACTCAGAAACCATGGAAGGACCTTGAGCAGAGGTCACAAAATGATAAGAACTGTGTAGGGTCATCAGAGATGGGatggaaaaaaggcaaagaaaaatagCAGCTGGAGCAGAAAAAACTGAGAAGTAGAGGGGAGTTCGCCATCCTGGATTTGGGTCTCATTTTCACGAGATTGGTGTGTCCTCTTGGAAATGAATCgttttcccttccctcctttgcAGGACAAAACAAGGGGAGGCCACCCCCTGTACCCAATCCAGACTATGAGGTAATGagggacacagtgggggaggggaatTTCTAGGGGAGAAAGGGACAGGTGGGACTATCCACCTGGCCTGTCAGACACTTCAAGGCCCCTCCTTCAGGGCTCCAGGACAACCCACAATGTGCCCGCCTCTATCATGGTAGAACGCGGTCATCTCAAAGGCTGCAGGGTTCCCACAGCCACAAGCAGTGGGGGTGGCGGTGTCACTCCTCTTTCTCTGgtttattcattaattagctcagGAGCAGCCATGGGGAATACCATACACCCAACTCAAACACCATAAACTCGTGACTGCCATCCCACCAGCATGTACCTACCAGCTGATCTGGCAAGTAAAGAGTTACTGCCTGACACGGCAGAGAATCACCAGGACTGTTCTAATTGATCGGTGTGTATGCACCACCAATGGTTAAATATTTTGCATGTCACACCTGGaaaaactcaacaaatatttactgagcaccagtCAAGCATGTGGCATTTACTTTTgcatgagtgacttcacttaattCTGACAAAAGCCCTAAGAAGTGGTCCTTTAGTTTCCCATTTTTGAGATGGGAAAACTAAGGTTCACAGGAGGTGACCAGATCAATTCTCTTACCAGTTGAGCCCACCTCCTGCCTCCTAGCCTAGGATCTTCCCATTGCTCTAAAGCTAATTCTGCAGAAGCCCTTCTTTCTCAGGAATGACTTCCTCCCACCCTGCTGACCACCCGCTCTCTATTCCACCTCTAGCCCATCCGGAAAGGCCAGCGGGACCTGTATGCTGGCCTGAATCAGAGAGGCGTCTGACAACTCCTGACACCATCTCCCACTGACCCAGGTCTGCCTCCTCTCCAGGCCTGCCACTCCCTGTTTGTTCCCTGGGCAAATCTTGGACCCCACAGGAGAACTGTTCCTCTGCCTTGTGGGAAGCTTCCACCCTCAGCCTTGTCCCCAcagcctccttcctgccttctctgCTGGCGCCCAGTCCAAGGATATTGCTGCCTTATTATCCTTTGAAACATCACAGCTACTCACCCCTTCACACCTGGTTGGCCTTCTTGTCAGGATATTTATTTCCGTTCttcaccccaccctgcccccatttGTTCCTTCCCCAGTGGATATTACTATTCCCCTTGGTTCCCTCTTTCTCTTGCAGAGAAATTGCCCCATCCCTAACTATTCCACCTACCTTTCTCTGTTTCTAGCTCTCTGTTTGGAAACCCTTGGTGGGAATGGACTGGGTAAATGCTGGCAGAGGTCCTGCCCTGTTCACAGACCCCAACCCAGAGCTCGTtctgtgccccctccctccctgtgtCCACTGCAGACTCCTAGATGGTCATTTGTAGCTCCATGAATGTGCTAAATTCCTTGTcagctgagaaagaaaagaaataaagtgtatTTGGCTGAAAGAGTTGCTGTCCCTCTTTTCTGGGAAGCCCTCAGGCTGTCTTGTTTCCTGAACAACACAGGTCCTCCCTACCTTTGACTGTATTCCTAGCTATGACCTCAAATGCAAGTACTACCTGTTTCCACAACTGGAACAGGCCTTACCTGAAGCTCTCTTTGAAAAGGGCATCAGGGAATAAATCAaagaggggcagggggtggggggtggatatagagaaagggaaggaggcagagaggaaagaaatgaagatggaaaagaaaaagaagggagggagggaagggaaggagggaagagagaaagaaagaaagaaagaaagacagggaGAAAAAGAATCATTTGACTAATCCCTTTTGGAGAAAAACAGCAAGAATAacaaagagtgcctgatgaatgcTCCGTTCAGAAAACGGGTGAGACAGAAATAAAGGTCTTAAAAGGCAGATGAAGGCAGcggaaagaaaagaggaggtgAAGGGGTGTGTGTCAGCGGGTGTtgggatgtgggggaggggaataCAGATTTCCACGCTGCCTCGAGAAGGAAGCCCCTCCGAGGAGAGGAGGAGCCGCccgggtgctgggggaggggagggaggaggtggaggtgcgGCAGAGCAGGGATCTCTGCCTCTGCTGCGAGAAGTAGTGCAAGGCAGCCAGAAGCCGGCTGTGGTCTAGCCGCCCGGATGTGGGCTGCGCTCTGAGTGAGGGTGATGGGCGCAGAGCAGCAGGGCCCATGTGGGAGGCCTTCCTTTTCGACCTCCCAAGGCACATGCTCAGCTTGCAAAGGGCCTTCACAGGAGCACTGAGGCTCTCTCAGCCCAGTTCAAATCAGCCGGCTTTCTGCACTCAGAAAACCCTGCTGACCACAGGACTATTTAAGAGTGTGACCACGACTCAGAAAAGTCCTCTGTGGTTTGCAGACCCCCATATACTGTACACATTCAGCCTCGGTCTTGTGGCTGCTGTTTCTGTTTACTGGCCTGCGTTGAAGTTACGTCTGTCCTTGTAAGCAGCACTTAGGCTCAAAAGGAATCTCCATGACGTTGACCGTGACTAGCTGCTGATCAGCAGGCTGGTCCAAGGGTGGTAGTTCTGTCCCAGGTGCATATAATGGTGCCCACCAAGGGAGGTGTGGCTCAGCATAGTGAATGCAATAATAGCGAACATTTAGGAAGCATTTCCTCtgctctaggagaaggcaatggcaccccactccagtactcttgcctggaaaatcccatggacagaggagcctggtaggctgcagtccatgaggtcgcagagtcgaataggactgagcagcttcactttcacttttcactttcatgcattggagaaggtaatggcaacccactccagtgttcttgcctggagaatcccagggacaggggagcctggtgggctgccgtccatggggtcacacagagtcagacacgactgaactgacttagcagcagcagcagcagaaattgtgcttgagggcttctctggtgtctcagtggaaaagaatccacctgccaatgtgggagacttaggttcgatccctgggtcaggaagatcccctggagaaggaaatggcaacccacttaggtattcttgcctggaaaatcccatggacagaagagcttgacaggctacagtccatggagtcacgaaagagttgggcacgacttagtgacgaaacaacaacaacagaaatcgTGCTTAGCACTCTATAAGAGTTACCTTGTTTCATCCTGTGACAACTGAGAAGATAGatgttgtctttattttacagatgaggatatgGGGCTCAAAGAGGTGAAGTTACTCACCCAAAGTGCATAGTCAGTCAGGGACAGAGCTGGAATTAGCAACCCAGGCTGTCCAACTCCTATGCTTCCAACAGGTACCCAGTGCTGACTGTGATCATTAGAAACACTCTCCATTTTCCTGACTTAAAAATTCTGTATTGAATTGCTTAGGTATTCCTCCTATGAGAGCTTTTCTAATCATTCATGTGACAGACCAGCACTCTGCTAAGtactaaaaggaaacaaatggaTTCTGTTTTTAGGGAGTTTACAATTATGTAAGAGAGGCCAACTATGcaaaaaacaacagaacaaaTGTGAGTTTGCATAGGAGTACTACAGATGGTATTATCAGTGTTCCTAAGAAGTACTGGGAGAATCGAGGTGGTCGGCGAAAGCTCCACAGAGAGGGGGAGACTTGAGCTGGGTCTTGAAGGGAAGGATAGATAGAATCTGAAGACAAAAGAGAAGGCATTCCACCcactaggaagaaatagagaacCGAAATAGCCCTTTAGCTAGTAAATAAATTGAATTAAGATTAAAACACTTAAGGATAAATCTGACCAAAAAACGTGTtcacgggggcttccctggtggctcagtggtaaagaatcagcctgccaatgcaggagacagggcttcgatccctgatccaggaagattccgtgTGCCTCGGAGCAACAAAGCCCGTCCaccacaactcttgagcctgtgctttagagcccaggagccgcagctacagagcccacgtgctgcagctactgaagtcttcacgccctacagcctgtgctcctcagcgagagaagccactgcaactagagtagcccctgctcaacaTAACTAgagaactagagaaaagcccctgcagcaacaaagagccaggtcagccaaaaaaaaaaaaattatttttaaaaaggagatctgccttctaatttataaaaaagatgtgttcatggattggaagactccaTATCACTAGGATATCTGTTCGCACCAAACTGATCAATAAATTTGAACCAATCCCGATCAAATTCTCAGTAGGCATTCTGTAGTAACTGAGAAGCCAATTCATATGGGACTGAAAAGAGAAGAGTTAGactactttctttaaaaattttatcccaGCCATTCCACTCCTGAGTACTTATCCAATAGAAATAAGAGTGTATGTCCTTGTATGTATGACCTATATAATGACTTATATATGAATGTTCATAGAAACGTAATTGTAATAGCCAAAACAAAGAACCACTCAAAAGACAATCAaggggtgaatggataaacagcttgtggtatatccattcaatggaatactactaacATTAGAAAGGAATGAGCTATTAATAGATGCAACAAGATGATGaacctcaaaataattatgctgaatgTAAGGAGCCAGACCAAAAAGgggtatatattatattatttcacttaacataaaactctagaaaattgGAAACTGATCTATATGACAGAAAGCTAGTAGTTGCCTGGAGGATAAACGGCTAAGGGAAAATCTGCATGCAAAAGGTCACAAGAAAACTGTCTAGAGTGTTGAGTAGGTTCATACTTACCAAGCATGATGATGTTTCACAAATGTATACGTATGCCAAAGCTTATGAAATTtcacactttaaatatatgtagTTTATTCATCGCACTTTACTTCAATAAAGCTATGTTTTAAAAGCACACAAAAAGGGAGGGAGCTGAAGGGACCCAAGTTTCCAGAAGGGCTCAGGTGAATGTCAGTGTTTCTCAACCCTGTCTTCACATTTGAATCACCTGAGGCACAATATAATCAGACTCTCTGAGGGTGGCACACAGGCATCAGGACTTCGAAAGCTCCCCAGGAGATCCAATGTCCAGCAAATGTTGAGAACTGGTGAGTAATAGAGGGGGGATGTAAGGGTATATGAGGCGCATAGGGTCAGAGGAGGTGTGCAGTGCATGGGAAGGACATGAGCATCGGTGCAGTGCAAGCCATGGAAGCCTTGCCCAGGGAGGACAGATCCTGTGTAAAAGAGGGATCTAGGGCTAGGACTGCAGCAGAGGGTATAAAGGGAAGGAATAACTCATAACCATGAATGAAGCATGTGTAAATTGGAAGTTCATTCAGTCTCTAACAAAGTCAGAGTTTGTATGTATGTCAAGGAGATAGGGAAGAATTATCCATATCTCTGGCTATGTGGTTgttaataattttctcttttgggaACCCTGGCCTAAGAAACCCCCGCTCTCATTAAACTGCCCTGAAGTTCCTTGAATTACTCTTATACAGAGAATAGAAAGAGGGTTTCCCACCCATGGTAGACAGGAAAGGGCATAAAGGACACAAAAGAAGAAGTGGCTTCAATTCTTCCCTAAACCAGAGAGTCTTTGAATTGGAGCTGCTTCAGAATTACCTGGGGACCCAAGCATGTTCCCAAGTGGGACCCAAGTgtgtatttttgattttttttcaagttgtgcttacaattttttttttttggctttgcagtatgcaggatcttagttcccagccagggattgaacccaggccccctgcattggaagtgcagaatcttaaccactggactgccagggaagtcactgtatttttaaaataaatcccaaAGTTTCAGAACAACTACTAACCCAATGGCTAAAGATGACATCTATTGAAAATATCCCAATTCCCCACCCAGTCTCAGACTCCAGCTTTCCAAGTGGGTGGAAAAAGATCATATGTTTTAACTGATGAAGAGTTTCTGATGCCAGTTTATTATGCAGAAGGCAAGGTGGAGCAGGGACAGGTTctggggaaagaaaacagaatggtaCCTTCTATACAGGGAAATGGGTACTAAAGAGGCCTTGACTGAAACTTCCTCATAGTTGGTAGCCACAAGTCCACATGGGGTCATAAAGCCCCTTAGCAGAAGTGGGACTTTGTCATACACATTCTCAGAGCCTTGATTAGGAGTGATTCTCCAGGGCCCTCGATGTCTCTGCTACCTCTGCTTGTGATGTCATGGAAACTTCTATGTGGCCTGTGTGTACATAAAGACAGCAGCCCGTCCTCGCCTGTGGTGAGGAAGTCAAAGCTGTAGAAGGATTGTAACAGGGGCTAGAGCCAAGAGAGTGCAGCAGGGCTGGTCCTGCATCCAGGGAGCCCACCAGTGGGACAGAAACACCAGTGGGTCAGGATATGGTGAGAGGTCACCCatcacacagtccatggggggcaGAGGACGCAAGTCATGAAGGAAGGACACAGGTGGGCAGTGAGGGCAAGGGCCCAGCCAGGTCAGGGCCACTCCCACGGCATGCCCAGGAACCT
Protein-coding regions in this window:
- the CD3E gene encoding T-cell surface glycoprotein CD3 epsilon chain, producing MQSGNLWRALGLCLLLVRAWAQDADEQKPYEVSISGNTVELTCPREFEGEIHWKQNDEQMKGYTGKQLLLENFSEMDNSGYYQCYMTEGNKEAAHTLYLKARVCQNCMEVNLMEVATIIVVDICVTLGLLLLVYYWSKSRKAKASPMTRGAGAGGRPRGQNKGRPPPVPNPDYEPIRKGQRDLYAGLNQRGV